In a genomic window of Muntiacus reevesi chromosome 1, mMunRee1.1, whole genome shotgun sequence:
- the LOC136145465 gene encoding uncharacterized protein, whose product MGALCPLPQAAGRSHEERGTGTRCAAPENSWGEPPPRPRSLPPCPARCPARSSPYLPAPRLPGRPASGRVARKAGWQAGGRRGYPAPDMAHPTRAPLPPGRRMKEEEAAEGAGAQGALEGDPGEPSVPAALRHAGTVLPRRSLAPHGPPSSRRAEGPVLLRAPRFLRSPHPPSGTTGAAAPPTPPSPAGGRDPGSACPAPDRLQRDPWRLGGPLAPRELPTAQPPPPDTDPRRPLKSEARSRPALELTHMWLACQGEGP is encoded by the exons ATGGGAGCCCTATGTCCTCTGCCCCAAGCAGCAGGCAGGAGCCACGAG GAGAGAGGAACCGGAACCAGATGTGCAGCGCCAGAGAACAGCTGGGGAgagcccccgccccgcccgcgctccctccctccctgccccgcccGCTGCCCCGCCCGGTCCAGCCCCTACCTGCCTGCCCCGCGACTCCCCGGCCGGCCGGCCAGCGGGCGGGTGGCTCGGAAGGCGGGCTGGCAGGCCGGCGGACGGCGAGGCTACCCGGCCCCGGACATGGCGCACCCGACTCGGGCGCCGCTCCCGCCGGGACGGCGAATGAAGGAGGAAGAGGCGGCCGAGGGCGCCGGGGCGCAAGGCGCCTTGGAGGGAGATCCAGGCGAGCCCAGCGTCCCCGCCGCGCTGCGCCACGCGGGGACTGTGCTGCCGCGCCGCTCGCTCGCGCCGCACGGCCCTCCCAGCTCCCGCCGCGCTGAGGGCCCGGTGCTTCTCCGCGCGCCCCGCTTTctccgctccccccaccccccctccggGACCACGGGCGCcgccgctccccccacccccccctccccggCCGGCGGCCGTGACCCTGGAAGCGCCTGCCCAGCGCCCGACCGCCTGCAGCGCGACCCCTGGCGGCTGGGAGGGCCCCTTGCACCCAGGGAGCTTCCCACCGCCCAGCCACCGCCGCCGGACACTGACCCTAGGCGGCCCCTCAAGTCCGAGGCGCGCTCTCGTCCCGCCCTCGAGCTCACTCACATGTGGCTTGCCTGCCAGGGTGAAGGCCCTTAA
- the CRTC2 gene encoding CREB-regulated transcription coactivator 2, producing the protein MATSGANGPGSATASASNPRKFSEKIALQKQRQAEETAAFEEVMMDIGSTRLQAQKLRLAYTRSSHYGGSLPNVNQIGCGLAEFQSPLHSPLDSSRSTRHHGLVERVQRDPRRMVSPLRRYPRHIDSSPYSPAYLSPPPESSWRRTMPWGNFPAEKGQLFRLPSALNRTSSDSALHTSVMNPSPQDTYPGPAPPSVLPSRRGGCLDGDMDSKVPAIEENLLDDKHLLKPWDAKKLSSSSSRPRSCEVPGINIFPSPDQPATVPVLPPAMNTGGSLPDLTNLHFPPPLPTPLDPEETAYPSLSGGSSTSNLTHTMTHLGISGGLALGPGYDAPGLHSPLSHPSLQSSLSNPNLQASLSSPQPQLQGSHSHPSLPASSLARHALPTTSLGHPSLSAPALSSSSSSSSASSPVLGAPPYPASAPGASPRHRRVPLSPLSLPAGPADARRSQQQLPKQFSPTMSPTLSSITQGVPLDTSKLPTDQRLPPYPYSPPSLVLPTQQHTPKPLQQPGLSSQACSVQPSGAQPPGRQLPYGTLYPPSPSGHGQQSYHRSMSDFSLGNLEQFNMENPSTSLALDPPGFSEGPGFLGGEGPVSGPQDPHALNHQNVTHCSRHGSGPNIILTGDASPGFSKEIAAALAGVPGFEVSAAGLGLGLGLEEELRMEPLGLEGLSMLSDPCALLPDPAVEDSFRSDRLQ; encoded by the exons ATGGCGACGTCGGGAGCGAACGGGCCCGGTTCGGCCACGGCCTCAGCTTCCAATCCGCGTAAGTTTAGTGAGAAGATCGCGCTGCAGAAGCAGCGTCAGGCCGAGGAGACGGCGGCCTTCGAGGAGGTGATGATGGACATCGGCTCCACCCGG TTACAGGCCCAAAAACTGCGACTGGCGTACACAAGGAGCTCCCACTATGGTGGCTCTCTGCCCAACGTGAACCAGATTGGCTGTGGCCTAGCCGAGTTCCAG AGCCCCCTCCACTCCCCTCTGGATTCATCTCGGAGCACTCGACACCACGGGCTGGTGGAACGGGTGCAGCGAGACCCCCGGAGAATGGTGTCCCCGCTTCGCCGCTACCCCCGC CACATTGACAGCTCTCCCTATAGCCCTGCCTATTTATCTCCTCCCCCGGAGTCCAGCTGGCGGAG GACAATGCCCTGGGGCAATTTCCCTGCAGAGAAGGGGCAGTTGTTTCGACTACCATCTGCACTTAACAG GACAAGCTCCGACTCTGCCCTTCACACAAGCGTGATGAACCCCAGCCCTCAGGACACTTATCCAGGCCCTGCACCCCCCAGCGTCCTGCCGAGCCGCCGTGGAG GTTGTCTGGATGGCGACATGGACTCCAAAG TCCCTGCTATTGAGGAGAACTTGCTAGATGATAAACACTTGTTGAAACCATGGGACGCTAAGAAG cTGTCCTCGTCCTCCTCCCGACCTCGATCCTGTGAAGTCCCTGGAATTAA catcttccCGTCTCCTGACCAGCCTGCCACTGTGCCTGTCCTCCCACCTGCCATGAACACGGGAGGCTCCCTACCTGATCTCACCAACCTGCACTTTCCCCCGCCGCTGCCCACCCCCCTGGACCCAGAGGAGACAGCCTATCCCAGCCTGAGTGGGGGCAGCAGTACCTCCAATCTGACCCACACCATGACCCACCTGGGCATCAGCGGGGGCCTGGCCCTGGGCCCGGGCTATGATGCGCCAG GACTTCATTCACCTCTCAGCCACCCATCCTTGCAGTCCTCCCTAAGCAATCCcaacctccaggcttccctgagcaGTCCTCAGCCCCAGCTCCAGGGCTCCCACAGTCACCCCTCACTGCCTGCCTCCTCCTTGGCCCGCCACGCACTGCCCACCACCTCCCTGGGTCACCCCTCGCTCAGTGCCCcggccctctcctcctcctcttcctcctcttcggCTTCATCTCCGGTGCTGGGGGCCCCCCCTTACCCGGCTTCTGCCCCTGGGGCCTCCCCCCGCCACCGCCGTGTGCCCCTCAGTCCCCTGAGTTTGCCCGCGGGCCCAGCCGACGCCAGAAGGTCCCAACAGCAACTGCCCAAACAGTTTTCGCCAACAATGTCACCCACCTTGTCTTCCATCACTCAG GGCGTCCCCCTGGATACCAGTAAGCTGCCCACTGACCAGCGGCTGCCTCCGTACCCGTACAGCCCCCCAAGTTTGGTTCTGCCCACCCAGCAACACACCCCAAAGCCTCTGCAGCAGCCAGGGCTGTCCTCTCAGGCCTGCTCAGTGCAGCCCTCAGGGGCTCAGCCCCCAGGCAGGCAGCTGCCGTATGGGACACTGTATCCACCCAGCCCCAGTGGGCATGGGCAACAGTCTTACCACCGGTCGATGAGTGACTTCAGCCTGGGGAAC cTGGAACAGTTCAACATGGAGAACCCATCGACCAGCCTGGCGCTGGATCCCCCTGGCTTTTCTGAAGGGCCTGGCTTCTTAGGGGGTGAGGGACCAGTGAGTGGCCCCCAGGACCCTCACGCCCTCAACCACCAGAACGTAACCCACTGTTCCCGCCACGGCTCAGGGCCTAATATCATCCTCACAG GAGATGCCTCCCCAGGCTTCTCCAAGGAGATTGCAGCGGCCCTGGCCGGAGTGCCGGGCTTCGAGGTGTCAGcagctgggctggggctggggctggggctggaggaggagctgcGCATGGAGCCACTGGGCCTGGAGGGACTCAGCATGCTGAGCGACCCCTGCGCCCTGCTGCCTGACCCGGCTGTGGAGGACTCGTTCCGCAGTGACCGGCTGCAGTGA